In Gracilibacillus salitolerans, the sequence TGTAGTAATGAAAAGAAGTGATCGTCTAGTTGCGATGACAAATTATTTAGTAGAGCATCCAATGGAATTAATTTCTCTTCCATTTTTCTCTGATACATATGGTGCCGCGAAGTCTTCAATTAGTGAAGATTTGTCTATTATTAACCATATGTTTAAAGAAGATGGGATTGGTTATTTAGAATCTATTTCAGGTGCAGCTGGTGGAGTAAAATATGTGCCTAATGTTTCAGTAAACAAAAGTGAATCTATGATTAACAAGCTTTGTAAGGAGCTAGAAGATCCCAGCCGGATTTTGCCTGGTGGTTATTTATTTATGAGTGATGTTTTAGCTACGCCAAGTACTATTAGAGATATCGGTAGGCTTTTTGCTTCTCGTTTTGCGGGATTAAACATTGATTCCATTGTAACGGTAGCAACGAAAGGAATTCCTTTAGCATATGCGGTAGCTTCGTTTTTAAATGTACCTGTTGTAATTGTTCGTCGTGATCCGAAAGTAACGGAAGGTTCAACGGTTAGTATTAATTATGTATCAGGGTCCTCTAAAAAAATTCAGACGATGGTGTTATCTAAGCGCAGTTTGAAACCCGGTGAAAATGTTTGTATCATCGATGATTTTATGAAGGCTGGTGGTACCATAAACGGAATGAAAAACTTACTTCAAGAATTCGATGCCAATGTAAAAGCAATTGGTGTACTAGCAGAAGCCGAGGATGAAGAAGAAGATCGTGTAGTAGATGATTATATTTCTTTATTACAAATTAAAAATGTAGATTCTAATAGCAAACAGATAGAGGTAATAAAAGGAAATTACTTTGAACAGTAATAATGGATCGTGTAAAAAGGTCTAATTATATCGAATTATGTCACTCACCACTTATTATAAGAAAATTTTCTTAAAAAGATAATATTTTTTAAAATTTTAGCAGGAATTTTAAAAATTTTGTTGAATTAAGATAATAAGTTCTTAAAAGGGGAAAAGGTGGTGAAACATAGTGGAAGTAACTGACGTAAGATTACGCCGCGTGAATACCGATGGAAGAATGCGAGCTATCGCATCCATTACATTAGATCATGAATTTGTGGTACATGATATTCGAGTGATTGATGGGAATAATGGGATGTTTGTAGCAATGCCTTCTAAACGTACACCGGATGGTGAATTTAGGGATATTGCACATCCAATTAACTCTGGTACAAGATCAAAAATTCAAGATGCTGTTTTAGAAGAGTATCATCGTGCTGGAGAAGCTGAAGTTGAATATGAAGAAGCAGGAGCTTCTTAAAATGAGAGTAAAAAAAGTCTAATCAATCCATTTGATTGGGCTTTTTATTTTTATACATCGAAGGCATAAAACTTATGCGCAAAATACATAAACTGCGAAGTTACTCTCTTGTGAATTTGCTTTCTTCCATACTTTTTCATAAAGAGTGTTAGAATACCGCTCCGGCAGAATACTAGGCTTTCCGTGGGTACGGGCTTCAGCTAACTTGGTAAAGAAAACCACTTTACCAAGTGGATCTTCATCGCGTGAGTTCCCACAGGAGTCTGCGTATTCTGCCTACGCTAATTCTTGTGTTCTGATTGTTGAAAGAAGAAAGCCTTTGGAAATATCAATGGTTTTCTTCTCACCTGATTAAAGTACTACTTAAAGCTGCGGGAAAATGCGACAATCCTGTGGGAAGAGCAACTGAAGACCCCGCAGGAAGTGCTTTTCTTCCGAGGAGGCTGAAGTGTTGCCCACGGAAAGGGAGTATTTTTCCGCAGCGACGAACTAGCAATCATCTTCAGAAGGATGGGAGGACATCCAACCTAAAGTGAATTTTCACTAGTTCGCAGTAGTTATCGATTATATTATTAGAGCTGATCTTATTAGTCAGAAAAATAAATACTATATTTTTTAGTACCAGTTAGCAATCAATATAAAAATGCTGCCGTATTATTGGTAATTTAAATTATGCCATCTTTATTGAAAATACACTGGTTTTCGTATATATTCATAATTGGGATATTAACGTACAAAATGAGCACATCCTTTAAACATAAATATAAAAAGTGAACTGGAACGGAGGGACTATCTTGGCAAATCGGTATGCAATTGTGTTAGCTGCTGGAAAAGGAACAAGAATGAAATCTAAATTATATAAAGTTCTCCACCCTGTTTTGGGGAAACCAATGGTACAACATGTGATCGATCAATTGAAAGCTTTAGATCTTTCCAGTATAACCACAGTTGTTGGCTTTGGAGCTGAAAAAGTACAAGAACAATTAGGAAACACTTGCGAATTTGTTATTCAGAAAGAACAGTTAGGAACAGGACATGCTGTACAGCAAGCTGAAAAATATTTAGCAAACAAAAAAGGAACAACCATTGTTGTTTGTGGTGATACGCCATTATTAATGAAAGACACATTACAAGCTGTATTGAATCATCATGAGAAAGAACGTGCCGCTGTAACTATTTTAACTGCACATGCGGAAGATCCTGCTGGATACGGGAGAATTGTAAGAAATGCAAGCAATCGAGTCAGTAAAATTGTAGAACAAAAGGATGCAACAGAAGAAGAAAAAGCGATACAAGAGATTAATACAGGGACATATTGCTTCGATAATGAATTATTATTTGAAGCGCTGAAGAAGGTGTCTAATGATAATTCACAAGGCGAATACTATTTACCTGATGTGATTCAAATCGCACAAAAAGAAAGCCAGAAAGTAGCCGCTTACCAGACGAAGAGTTTTGAAGAAACTATTGGAGTTAATGATCGTGTTGCATTATCTCAAGCAGAAGTACTTATGAAAAGGCGTATTAATGAGCAACATATGAGAAATGGTGTAACGATCATAGATCCTGCTAATACTTACATAGGCACTGATGTAAAAATTGGAACAGATGTTGTGATTGAGCCCGGGTGTGTATTAAAAGGAAACACGACAATAGAAGATGAGGCGGTAATTGGACCGAACTCCGAAGTGAATGATTGCCATATCGGAGCGAATACGGTACTCCGTCATAGTGTCGCAACATCAAGCTATATTGGTCAGCGCGTTCAAGTTGGACCTTTTGCACATATTCGTCCAGATGCATCGCTTGGTGACGATGTAAAAGTAGGTAATTTTGTTGAAATTAAAAAGTCAAAGATAGATAATAAAAGTAAGGTTCCACATCTCAGCTATATTGGAGATGCAGAAATTGGAAGTGGCGTAAATATTGGATGTGGAGCGATTACAGTTAATTATGATGGTAAGAATAAGTTTAAAACAACGATAGAAGATAATGCTTTTATCGGATGTAATGCTAACTTAATCGCACCAGTTACCATTGGTAAGGGAGCGCTAGTTGCTGCAGGTTCGACCATTCATCAGGATGTACCAGGTGATGCATTATCGATTGGCCGAGCAAAACAAGTTAACAAGGAAGAATACGCAAAGAAATATAAATAATTATTAAGTTCACATGGAGGTATACAAATGTCCTATAAGGATTCATCCTTAAAAGTATTTACACTAAATTCGAATCCAAGCCTAGCAGAAGAGATTGCAGCCAATATTGGTGTAGAGTTAGGAAAAAGCTCGGTAACAAAATTCAGCGATGGTGAAATCCAAATAAATATTGAAGAAAGTATTCGTGGCTGTGATGTATATGTTGTGCAGTCTACTTGTGAGCCAGGAAATCAACATATTATGGAGCTTTTGATTATGATAGATGCATTAAAAAGAGCGTCAGCGAAGTCCATTAATGTTGTTATGCCCTACTATGGATATGCCAGACAAGATCGTAAAGCACGCGCACGTGAACCAATCACATCCAAATTAATTGCAGACTTACTACAAACAGCTGGTGCTACCAGAGCAATTACGTTGGATTTACATGCACCACAAATTCAAGGTTTCTTTGATATTCCAGTTGATCAATTAGTCGGTGTTCCGATTTTATCTAGCTATTGGAGTAAAAAAGGTCTAGAGGACATCGTAGTAGTGTCACCTGATCACGGAGGGGTAACACGTGCACGTCAATTAGCAGATAGATTGAAAGCACCAATTGCGATTATTGATAAACGCAGACCACGCCCAAATGTCTCAGAAGTGATGAATATAGTAGGTAACATAGAAGGAAGAACAGCGATCCTTATCGATGATATTATTGATACAGCAGGAACGATAACATTAGGCGCAAATGCTTTAATTGAAAATGGTGCCACGGATGTCTATGCATGTTGTACCCATCCAGTATTATCTGGGCCTGCGATAGAACGGATTGAGAATTCAAAAATAAAAGAATTAGTAGTTACGAATAGTATTCCATTACAAGAAGATAAACAAATTGATAAGATTACTCAACTATCAGTTGCACCTTTAATTAGTGAAGCGATTATTCGTGTACACGAACGTCAATCTGTAAGTATTCTATTTGATTAAGTTTTCTGAAAAAAAAGGTTTAGCCTGTCACACTCGAGGGAAATATACTAATATTAGTTATTTTATATGGAGGGTGATTAATTTGGCAGCAACTTTAGAAGCAAAAAAAAGAGTGGATTTAAAAACTTCTAATACAAAAGCGATGCGATTAGCAGGTGAAGTACCTGCCATTATTTACGGATATCAAGTAGAACCAAAAACAGTGACGGTAAATAGTTTGGAATTATTAAAAACAGTAAGAGATGAAGGTAAAAATGCAATTATCTCGTTGCAAATAGATGGTGAAGCTGTTGATGTTATGTTGCATGAATATCAAACAGATCCATTGAAAGATGAGTTAGTACATGCAGACTTTTATGCTGTAAACATGAAAGAAGAAATGGATGTACAAGTGCCAATTACGTTAGACGGTGAAGCAGTAGGAACGAAAGAAGGCGGCGTTCTACAACAACCATTATATGAATTGTCCATTAGAGCGAAACCTAAAGATATACCAGAGCATATCACCATTGATGTTTCTGACTTATCAGTAGGGGATAGTATCTTAGTTTCAGATTTAAAAGAAGGTAGAAACTATGACATCCTAGAAGATGAAGGAACTACTATTGTTTCTATCTTAGTTCCTGACGAAGAACCTGCAGAAGACTCTGCAGAGGATGAATCGGCAGAACCAGAAGTTATTGATGGAGATAAACAAGAACACGGAGACAGTGAAGAATAAAAGAAAAGCGGAAGATGCCGTTTGGAGCCAGACACCACTTTTGTAAATTTCTTAAGAATAATCAAGACGCAACTACCAAAAGTTGCGTCTTTTCACCGTTTTTTATGTTAAACTATAAACAAGAAAAAATTTGTTAAAGGAAGACTTTATGCTATGAAATGTATCGT encodes:
- the purR gene encoding pur operon repressor, with the protein product MKRSDRLVAMTNYLVEHPMELISLPFFSDTYGAAKSSISEDLSIINHMFKEDGIGYLESISGAAGGVKYVPNVSVNKSESMINKLCKELEDPSRILPGGYLFMSDVLATPSTIRDIGRLFASRFAGLNIDSIVTVATKGIPLAYAVASFLNVPVVIVRRDPKVTEGSTVSINYVSGSSKKIQTMVLSKRSLKPGENVCIIDDFMKAGGTINGMKNLLQEFDANVKAIGVLAEAEDEEEDRVVDDYISLLQIKNVDSNSKQIEVIKGNYFEQ
- the spoVG gene encoding septation regulator SpoVG; the encoded protein is MEVTDVRLRRVNTDGRMRAIASITLDHEFVVHDIRVIDGNNGMFVAMPSKRTPDGEFRDIAHPINSGTRSKIQDAVLEEYHRAGEAEVEYEEAGAS
- the glmU gene encoding bifunctional UDP-N-acetylglucosamine diphosphorylase/glucosamine-1-phosphate N-acetyltransferase GlmU — encoded protein: MANRYAIVLAAGKGTRMKSKLYKVLHPVLGKPMVQHVIDQLKALDLSSITTVVGFGAEKVQEQLGNTCEFVIQKEQLGTGHAVQQAEKYLANKKGTTIVVCGDTPLLMKDTLQAVLNHHEKERAAVTILTAHAEDPAGYGRIVRNASNRVSKIVEQKDATEEEKAIQEINTGTYCFDNELLFEALKKVSNDNSQGEYYLPDVIQIAQKESQKVAAYQTKSFEETIGVNDRVALSQAEVLMKRRINEQHMRNGVTIIDPANTYIGTDVKIGTDVVIEPGCVLKGNTTIEDEAVIGPNSEVNDCHIGANTVLRHSVATSSYIGQRVQVGPFAHIRPDASLGDDVKVGNFVEIKKSKIDNKSKVPHLSYIGDAEIGSGVNIGCGAITVNYDGKNKFKTTIEDNAFIGCNANLIAPVTIGKGALVAAGSTIHQDVPGDALSIGRAKQVNKEEYAKKYK
- a CDS encoding ribose-phosphate diphosphokinase, which codes for MQMSYKDSSLKVFTLNSNPSLAEEIAANIGVELGKSSVTKFSDGEIQINIEESIRGCDVYVVQSTCEPGNQHIMELLIMIDALKRASAKSINVVMPYYGYARQDRKARAREPITSKLIADLLQTAGATRAITLDLHAPQIQGFFDIPVDQLVGVPILSSYWSKKGLEDIVVVSPDHGGVTRARQLADRLKAPIAIIDKRRPRPNVSEVMNIVGNIEGRTAILIDDIIDTAGTITLGANALIENGATDVYACCTHPVLSGPAIERIENSKIKELVVTNSIPLQEDKQIDKITQLSVAPLISEAIIRVHERQSVSILFD
- a CDS encoding 50S ribosomal protein L25/general stress protein Ctc translates to MAATLEAKKRVDLKTSNTKAMRLAGEVPAIIYGYQVEPKTVTVNSLELLKTVRDEGKNAIISLQIDGEAVDVMLHEYQTDPLKDELVHADFYAVNMKEEMDVQVPITLDGEAVGTKEGGVLQQPLYELSIRAKPKDIPEHITIDVSDLSVGDSILVSDLKEGRNYDILEDEGTTIVSILVPDEEPAEDSAEDESAEPEVIDGDKQEHGDSEE